A segment of the Helicobacter sp. 'house sparrow 1' genome:
TGCGATATACAGGTGGTAGTCTGATTAATAGAGGTGGCGCACAAACAATTTTTGACTCTGCAGCAATTGCTGATGGCCTTGATAATCAAAGTATTACAAGAAAAACAGGAAGAGCCATCTATGATATTCCATATCATAGAATCAGTGTTTTTATTTCAGTTATCTTCTAAGAAAATAGTTCAAGGATTCTTAGCACAATTAATGTGCTAAATCCTGCTATAATCCCTGCAACAGCATCATCCAAGATAACGCCTAAACCACCTTTTACTTTTTTATCAATCGTTCCAATAATGCTTATTTTTGTAATATCATAGATTCTAAAGAGAATAAAAGAGATAATAGCAACTTTATAATCAAAACCAAATGATGAACCAATCCCCATAGAAATCCACATTCCTACAAGTTCATCAATCACAATTTCCTTGGGATCGTGGATTTTATTTTGTGTTTCATAAATATCTATTTGTTTGATTGCAATCATTCCAATTAAGATTGCTAATAAAATAATTGTCTCAATAGAGTATAAGACTATGGGTATTCCCAAAAATAGAGCAAGAAGGCTTCCTACAGTGCCTGGTGCTTTTGGGGATTTTCCACTAAAAAAGAGAGTTAGAAATAAAGTTCTTATCATTGAGCCTAATTCCTTATTTTATAAAGTTCAATTAATTTTGTATAAAAGTCTTCTTGAATATCTTCTGAAAAAATACCATCAGATGGAAGAATATTATAATAAATAGGTTTCATTGCCTCCAGCTTTTGAGGAAAGAGGGTTTTTAAAATTAGAGCCGAAATTTCCTTACGCATCAAAATAGTTGGAGGTATTATACCCATTTTAAAGAACTGCAATATTGAGCTAGAGCGGTAAGAAATATGATGATGTTTACCATGTGGACAACTTTTTGTATTAAGAAGACACTGGCATTTGGTGCAATACACATATTCATCTAAGATATTAATATCAATATCAATGCCCTGGATGGAATCTAGCACAGAATGCCTTGTTTGCTTGTTGTAATAAAGAGAGAGTCCAGAAGTTTTTTGACCTACAAGCAACTTGGTGCAACCATAATTTTTTGCTACTAGGGAATAGAGAATGATTTTATTTTGTCCTATAAAAAGATAGGTGGCATCAAGAGGAATGATACAAATTCTTTCTTTTGCAAAGAAATTATTTAAAACATACTCAAGACTTCTTTTTCTTAAATCAAAGCCTAAAAAGTCATTTTTATGATGTTTAAGAAGAAAAATCACTACTAAATCAGAATTTGCTAATTCATCACGCAAAATTTTTTCATGAACCCTATGAATGGGGTTTGCATTTAAGACAATCCCTGTGATGTTTTTAGCATTAAACTGCTTTTTTTTATCAAGAATAAGTTTTTTATATTTGCTAAGAGGAGAATCTTTAAATGCTATTTTTCCGCTAAGAGCATATTCCCCTATTCTTTTAGCAATATAATTCTTTTCTTCTAAAATTGCCCCAATTTGCAAGAGCCTTTGTTGTGCATTGATAGTAAAGACCTCATCTACAGTGATATTACCTATCACCTCTCCTTCGCATACTAAGTCAATTACCTCATCTTTTTTAGCACGCTTTAGTATCTCTTTATTCCTCTTGCCACTTGGACTTAAAAGCAAGGGACAAGGATAAGAGCACCCCTTATATGTTCCTGTTTTTATATTTTCTTGCATTTCTTGTTTGGACATAAGAGAGGTTACTGGATAGAGCAATCCCTCTTGCATAAGAGTAAGTGCACTAAATGCTTCTTTATCAATATAAAGTTGATTATTTTTTTCTGCTGATGCCATATTTTTTCCTTTTCTCCCACAAACTTTTTCTACTGATTCCGAGTTTTTTTGCTAGTTCTACATCAGAATATTTACCCTCAAGCTTTGCAATGATAGCTTGTTCGTATTCTTTAATAGATAATATTTCACCATTAAAATCTTGGTTGTTTGTAATATGTGTAATATCTACAATTTGGGGAAAATCTATAGCTTCATTGGAAATACTAGAGGCAATGATATTATTTCTTAGCATAAAGTCAAGAAATAAACCAATTTCACTTTTTTTAAGTTCTTCGATGTGAATGATGTAATAATATTTATTCTTGTCTAGAGGTTGTTTTAAAAGATTCTTCCATTTGCCATCTTTGATACTAAGCATACAAAAATCTATATCTTTGTTTATTGCATATTTCATTGCATAGATATCAGCATCACGTTGAGAATTGCTTTTAATGATAAAAGGGGGATTATATTGGGTTAGGGTTGGGAGATTTAGTTCTTTTTCTATAAAACTAAAATAAAGCTGATAAAAATTGATTTTATTTAAAATGGCTTTATGATATTTATAATGCTCTATTTTTCTTAATAACTCATCAATCATAAAAGGTTTGAGAATATAATCACAAGCGCCATTTCTTAGAGGCTTTGAGATTGTATCATCGCTAATATAAGAGATCAGCATGATAATGATAGACTTAGAATTTTTTTGTATAAAAGTTTCATAGTTATCACCGCATGCGCTGGAGGCAAGCAAAATTACTTCATAATTTAAAGTGCTATTGTCTTCAATTGATGGAATAATGTTACACACATAGCCAAAGCTACTAAGCTTTGAGGCAATGCTTTGGGCTAAATAGGTCTCATTTTCAATAATTAAAACTTTCATCATCGATCCACTCCTTCCAATTTAAGAATTTTAATGTGGCATTTGTTAAAACACAAATTCCCTCTTCTCTACCAATAAATCCCATTTTTTCAGCGGTGGTTGCTTTGAGATTTATATGATGTTTTGGTAAATATAAAAGAGAGGCAATGTTCTCAATTAAAGCCTGTTTATAGGGGGTTATTTTTGGTTTTTGGGCAACAATATTAACATCAAGGTGAATGATTTCATAACCTATGCTTATGATAAAATCACGAACTTTTTTGAGTAAAATTTTAGAATCTATATTTTTAAAATTTTCATCATTATCAGGGAACCACTCTCCAATATCTCCTCCACCCACAGCTCCAAGTAATGCATCAATAATAGAATGCAGTAGTACATCCCCATCACTGTGTGCTTTAAAGCCAAACTCTTGTGTTATTTCAATGCCTCCTAGTTTCATTGGCTTATTTTGTTCAAATTGATGAATATCAATACCTCCACCACTAAAACTAGAAGTCTTTGGAGCAGTAAGGCTAGTTAAAAGTTTTAAATCTTGCAAAGTTGTAAGTTTTTGCATCTTGTTGCTACCTTGTAAGAGATGGACTTGATGATTATTATCAAGCATAGCAGTGCTTTCATCTGTATAATCTTTTTTTTGTAATGCTTGTTTTAGCTTTTGTGTGTGGGATATTTGAGGGGTTTGTATGAGTTTAACTTCAGAGCGATTGATTGTATTATTTTGATATAAAATTGTATCAACACAATCAATATAAGGTGCAGTGCAATCATAATCTTTATAGCATTTTAAGAGGTCTTGACATACTTTAATATCTAGATTGCATCTTGCTACATCTGTAACAAAAACAAAATCACTTTTTACAAATTCCAAGGCATTACGCAGGGTTTGGGCTCTTGTATTGCCTCCAGCAATCACTTTTTCTTGATCGCAAAATTTTTGCATATAGCCCACCTCATAGCTATCTGCCCCAATTATAATTTCATCAAAATCATAAAGTTTTTTAAGTTCTATTAAAACTTTTTTCCAAAGAGGTGTTTCGCCAATCCTTAGCCATTGTTTTTTTATTTTTTTATTTGGTGGTAGCGATTGATTAAAACGACTAGAAGAACCTGCAGCCATTAAAATTAAACAAAGTGTTGGTGTTTTCATTGTAGCAACTCCTAAGTTTTTTCCAATAATTTGTTTTCAAGGTCTTGAATATAATTTTTTAATGTATCAATGTCTTCAAAATTATCTAATTTTTTTTCAATTTTAAGAATCAAATCTTGCAAGGATTCAAAAGTTTTAATGAGTTCTATTCCATAATCACTGATTTTACTTCCACCGCCATTTTTTCCACCAACAATTGTTTCAACCACAGGTTTTGGGGAATGGGTATTGATAGTTTGAATATCATCCCAAGCAGCTTTGTAGCTCATTTTCATTTTTTTGGCTGCTTGAGATAGGGAACCTGTTTCTTGAATGTATTTGAGTAATTGAATTTTACCTCTCCCAAGATAGTTATGCGTATCTTTCTTGATCCAAAAATTTAAAAAAACTTTCATATTTTATCTTGATATTCCCTGCTAATTTTTAGAAACTGGTCAATATTATCTAGGAATAAATCTACAAGTTCTGGCTGAAATTGTTTGCCTCTCAAAGATTTTATATGTTGCAATACATCAGGTAATGGCCAAGCTTTTTTATAGCATCTATCATTGCTTAGGGCATCAAATACATCAGCAATGGCTGTGATTCTTCCAAAAAGAGGAATCTCTTCGCCTGATAGTTTATTGGGATATCCTGAACCATCCCACCATTCGTGATGCGTTCCTGCAATTTCACCTGCAGTTTTGAGAATAAGACGACTTGAATTTTTAAAGATTTCTTGACCAATTGTAGTATGGGTTTTCATAATTTCAAACTCCTCAGGAGTAAGTTTTCCTGGCTTGTTTAAGATAGTATCTGAAATGCCTACCTTTCCAATATCGTGCATTGGAGAAGCTGTTTTTAAAAGTTCTTGTTCTTCTTTTGAACATCCATAAAGTTTTGCAAGCAAAGCAGAGTATTCTGCAACTCTTATGATATGATTTCCTGTTTCTCTACTTTTTCCTTCGCAAATAGTTCCCATTGCATAAATCACATCCCTTTGTATTGTCTCAATCTCTTTAATGCTTTCAATAAGTTTGGTGATATCAACCCCCACAGCCATAATTTCAATAGGTTCTTCATTAAGGTTTTTAATAAAATAGCAAGCACTTCTAATATAGGCTTTTTTATTATCAGGTCTTGTATATTCTAAGATTCCTTGATATTTTCCTTGCTGTATGAGTTCGTGTTGAATTTTTTCAAACTGCCATTTATCAGATTCTGGGATAAAGTTATAAAGATTTTTTCCAATAATTTCTTCAGCATGTAGCCCTGTAATTTCTAAGAAGATATCATTGACATAGGTGAAGTTCCTATTGAGGTCAAGGCGGAATAAACTTTGATTATTGTCAATAATATCATCATATTGTTGAAGAAGATATTGTCTTTCTTCATTGGAATGCTTTAAGAGATTAGAATCATTTTCAAGTGCGATACGCTCTAATTCATCTGCTGTATCATCAAGTTCCCCAATAATATAATTTGTCACTTTGCCTGCCTCATTTAAGATCGCTTTGATAACAAGTTTTACATAATAGGGGGTTTTATCTTTTTTTAGTTGTCTAACTTTTCCAACCCATTCTTTTTTTTCATATAAGATAGGAAGAACATCTTTTTGAAGATATTCTTGCATTTGAGGGTCTAAAAGATCAAGACAATTTCTGCCAATAAGCTCTTCTTGAGTATAAAGAGAGATATCAGAGATATTTTTGTTAGTATAAATAATATTAAGCTTATCATCAGTAAGAATATGAAACATCGTTTCATCTACAAGTTGTTGATAAGCTTCAAACTTATTTGCAAGTTGCAACACATCTTGATTAATGGTTTGCATTAATCTAGAAATTGCATTTACTGTAAGTGATTTGGAGCCAAATTCAACTTTTGTAGCATTATAAGGAATATCACCTAGAAATGTTGGTTCTTCCTCAACAAGTGAAACAAAGGTATTAGTAAGCCCTAAGAACATATTCTTTTCTTTTGAACAATAAACTTCTCCATAAGTAAAAAATCCAGCAGATGGGATATCTTTAAATGTATTGAATAAAGTGGAAAGATTTTCTTCTCCCAAGAACATTACTCTAGAAACACAAGAATAAAAGTAAATTCCTTGTGTATTGGATGGGATGAGTTTTCTAACTTCAAGAGTTTCTTTTTGTATGTTTTCTAATAATCCAAAAGCAAATTTTACCTTTGCACCTTGAGGAATTGCATCATTAAAAACTAAGGAATCATCTTCTAAGATATCAATAACCACTCTAGCAAGGGGAATATTTCCCTCATAATGCACTAAGGGTAAAATATAGTTGGTTGCAACAAGGCTTTTTAAGATACTATCCCCAAAATATTTTTTATAAACATCTAATGCTTTTTTATGATCAATTTCTTGGACAATATTTCCATTAGACTTTGTAATTGTCATACTAAGGCCAATGCTTTCCCATCCAAAGATAAAATTATTTTGCACATATAAAACATCAGAATCTATGCTTGCACATACCAATCCTTCTGTATAGATTCCATCTTTATCGCCTACTAAACCAACTAAATTTGCGTAGGGGTGGGATCTTCCACCACATACAATAACATTGGGAATATCTTTTTTTATGGCATCTAAGATATTTTTGTTATAGAAACTACCACAGGCGATAAAAAGAATAAGAAGCTTGGTTTTTGGACTGACTATTGTTTTGATTTTTTGCGAGACTTCATATTCTTCTAGAGAAGAAGAACAATAAGTTGATTTAACACTTGAGTGTTTGAAACAACTAATATTGATCAATACTTTAGAAAATATTACCCCAGTATTTGCTATATTTTCTTTACCACTTTGTGTGAGCAAAACCTCACATTCTAGTTCTTTATTGAAAAAATCTACAATTGCTTTTGCAACCGCTTCATCTGTAATTCCCATAAAGATTTGAACAAAATATTTTTCTTTGCTCCCATTTATGACTTGATTTACCTCTAGCTCATTTTTGAGTTGTGTAAAATCATCAAAGATAATATTTACAATTCTCACCCTAACTCCTTTGATTCTAGATTGATAATAAAATGGTGGTATCCATCAGCATATTTATATTCAAGACCAAGTTTTAAAATTTTTATAATCTCACTTGTAATAGATAATCCAAGTCCATGTCCTGTTATGGAGTAGTGACTATCATCTCTATAAAATGGCTCAAGATAGTAAGTAATATCGTGCTTTAAAGCCTCCCCTTTGTTTTTGATGGTTAAGAGATTTTTAGAGCATTCTATATAGACTTTGTTATCATCAGAATATTTTAGGCCATTTTGAATAAGATTTTTCAACACAACAACTAAAAGTCTTAAATCACTTTTTATGAGATAATTTTCTTTAATCTCAAAAAAGACTTTTTCTTGTTCTTCTTCAAAGCTGTTTAGGGTTTCAAGTAATAATGTTTCACTTAAAAAATTATTTTGTTCCAAGATGATATTACCGCTATTTATTCTCTCAAGTTCAAGAATATTCTCTGAAATTTCTTGTAGCTCATTGACATATTTTTGCATTTTGATATCATCTTCATCTCTAATTTTTTTAAGACCCAAAAAAAGTTTCATCTTAGCAAGAGGGGTTTTAAGCTCGTGTCCTAGGCTTCTTAAAACAAGTTCCCTGCCTTTTAAAATCTTAATAATAGCATCATTTACTTTTTTAAGGTTTCTATTTAGATTTTCAATTTCATCCCTATTATTTTTTTGTGGAGTAAAACTGTAGCGACCTGTTGTAATCTCTAGAACTTGATGATTGATTTTTGTAATTTTGGAAATAGCATGTAAGAAAAGAAATGCTAAAAATAAAATTGATCCAATGATGGGTAAAAAGAGGAGTTGGACTCCATAATGATCCCAAAAACCTAAGCGATTGCTTTTGGTTGCAATTAAGCTTCTATTTTGATAATACATCAAAGCGCCAATACAATTATTGTTTTTGAAAATCTTGATTTTTATATCTCTGTAATCCCTAGAATAAAGTATTTCAAGCTTTTCTGGTACCTGTGTAATGATTTGATAATTGAATTTTTTAGCAAAATCCTCTACGATTTTAATATCATTGGCTTCATAGCTTGGAAGTATCGTATCAATAAATAACAACACTTCATCTTTTAGGTGCTCACTTTGTTGGTTTAAAATAAGTTTGTTAATTTTAAAAGAGACGATCATGACAAAAACAAAGGTAATAAGGGTAAAAAAAATTACTTTAAATCTTAAACTCTTTATAGGCAAAACTTATATCCTATGGCCCAAATAGATTGAATAAATTTTGGCTCTTTTGCAGAATCCCCAAGCTTGGCTCTTAAGTTTCTAACATGGGTGTCAATACTTCTAAAGGAGCTATCTTCATGTATTGCACCAATAGAGTTGGCAATTGCTTCTCTTGATACAGGATGAAGGCGATTTTCTATCAAAAAGATGAGAATATCAAACTCTGTGTTGGTTAGATCTAAAATCTTATCCCCTAACACAACCTCTCTTTTTGAAATATTTACCGAAAGATTATCAAAGATCATTTCTTTTGGCTTAAAGCGCCTTAGCATTGCGTTGATTCTAGCAATGAGTTCTGCGGGTTCATAGGGCTTTGCAAGATAATCATCAGCACCTTTTTCAAAGCCTTGTATTTTATTATAAATATCCC
Coding sequences within it:
- a CDS encoding bifunctional 2-C-methyl-D-erythritol 4-phosphate cytidylyltransferase/2-C-methyl-D-erythritol 2,4-cyclodiphosphate synthase → MKTPTLCLILMAAGSSSRFNQSLPPNKKIKKQWLRIGETPLWKKVLIELKKLYDFDEIIIGADSYEVGYMQKFCDQEKVIAGGNTRAQTLRNALEFVKSDFVFVTDVARCNLDIKVCQDLLKCYKDYDCTAPYIDCVDTILYQNNTINRSEVKLIQTPQISHTQKLKQALQKKDYTDESTAMLDNNHQVHLLQGSNKMQKLTTLQDLKLLTSLTAPKTSSFSGGGIDIHQFEQNKPMKLGGIEITQEFGFKAHSDGDVLLHSIIDALLGAVGGGDIGEWFPDNDENFKNIDSKILLKKVRDFIISIGYEIIHLDVNIVAQKPKITPYKQALIENIASLLYLPKHHINLKATTAEKMGFIGREEGICVLTNATLKFLNWKEWIDDESFNY
- a CDS encoding winged helix-turn-helix domain-containing protein, whose translation is MKVFLNFWIKKDTHNYLGRGKIQLLKYIQETGSLSQAAKKMKMSYKAAWDDIQTINTHSPKPVVETIVGGKNGGGSKISDYGIELIKTFESLQDLILKIEKKLDNFEDIDTLKNYIQDLENKLLEKT
- a CDS encoding response regulator transcription factor, whose translation is MGRVLLIEDDLDMQGLIVTYLRQAGFETIATASPVKSLEILKQQKNIDIIILDLTLPELDGFELCKKIRAFSSIPIIISSARGDIYNKIQGFEKGADDYLAKPYEPAELIARINAMLRRFKPKEMIFDNLSVNISKREVVLGDKILDLTNTEFDILIFLIENRLHPVSREAIANSIGAIHEDSSFRSIDTHVRNLRAKLGDSAKEPKFIQSIWAIGYKFCL
- a CDS encoding sulfate adenylyltransferase produces the protein MASAEKNNQLYIDKEAFSALTLMQEGLLYPVTSLMSKQEMQENIKTGTYKGCSYPCPLLLSPSGKRNKEILKRAKKDEVIDLVCEGEVIGNITVDEVFTINAQQRLLQIGAILEEKNYIAKRIGEYALSGKIAFKDSPLSKYKKLILDKKKQFNAKNITGIVLNANPIHRVHEKILRDELANSDLVVIFLLKHHKNDFLGFDLRKRSLEYVLNNFFAKERICIIPLDATYLFIGQNKIILYSLVAKNYGCTKLLVGQKTSGLSLYYNKQTRHSVLDSIQGIDIDINILDEYVYCTKCQCLLNTKSCPHGKHHHISYRSSSILQFFKMGIIPPTILMRKEISALILKTLFPQKLEAMKPIYYNILPSDGIFSEDIQEDFYTKLIELYKIRN
- a CDS encoding phosphatidylglycerophosphatase A family protein, which encodes MIRTLFLTLFFSGKSPKAPGTVGSLLALFLGIPIVLYSIETIILLAILIGMIAIKQIDIYETQNKIHDPKEIVIDELVGMWISMGIGSSFGFDYKVAIISFILFRIYDITKISIIGTIDKKVKGGLGVILDDAVAGIIAGFSTLIVLRILELFS
- a CDS encoding response regulator, producing MMKVLIIENETYLAQSIASKLSSFGYVCNIIPSIEDNSTLNYEVILLASSACGDNYETFIQKNSKSIIIMLISYISDDTISKPLRNGACDYILKPFMIDELLRKIEHYKYHKAILNKINFYQLYFSFIEKELNLPTLTQYNPPFIIKSNSQRDADIYAMKYAINKDIDFCMLSIKDGKWKNLLKQPLDKNKYYYIIHIEELKKSEIGLFLDFMLRNNIIASSISNEAIDFPQIVDITHITNNQDFNGEILSIKEYEQAIIAKLEGKYSDVELAKKLGISRKSLWEKRKKYGISRKK
- a CDS encoding HD domain-containing phosphohydrolase, which encodes MRIVNIIFDDFTQLKNELEVNQVINGSKEKYFVQIFMGITDEAVAKAIVDFFNKELECEVLLTQSGKENIANTGVIFSKVLINISCFKHSSVKSTYCSSSLEEYEVSQKIKTIVSPKTKLLILFIACGSFYNKNILDAIKKDIPNVIVCGGRSHPYANLVGLVGDKDGIYTEGLVCASIDSDVLYVQNNFIFGWESIGLSMTITKSNGNIVQEIDHKKALDVYKKYFGDSILKSLVATNYILPLVHYEGNIPLARVVIDILEDDSLVFNDAIPQGAKVKFAFGLLENIQKETLEVRKLIPSNTQGIYFYSCVSRVMFLGEENLSTLFNTFKDIPSAGFFTYGEVYCSKEKNMFLGLTNTFVSLVEEEPTFLGDIPYNATKVEFGSKSLTVNAISRLMQTINQDVLQLANKFEAYQQLVDETMFHILTDDKLNIIYTNKNISDISLYTQEELIGRNCLDLLDPQMQEYLQKDVLPILYEKKEWVGKVRQLKKDKTPYYVKLVIKAILNEAGKVTNYIIGELDDTADELERIALENDSNLLKHSNEERQYLLQQYDDIIDNNQSLFRLDLNRNFTYVNDIFLEITGLHAEEIIGKNLYNFIPESDKWQFEKIQHELIQQGKYQGILEYTRPDNKKAYIRSACYFIKNLNEEPIEIMAVGVDITKLIESIKEIETIQRDVIYAMGTICEGKSRETGNHIIRVAEYSALLAKLYGCSKEEQELLKTASPMHDIGKVGISDTILNKPGKLTPEEFEIMKTHTTIGQEIFKNSSRLILKTAGEIAGTHHEWWDGSGYPNKLSGEEIPLFGRITAIADVFDALSNDRCYKKAWPLPDVLQHIKSLRGKQFQPELVDLFLDNIDQFLKISREYQDKI
- a CDS encoding ATP-binding protein; this encodes MLFIDTILPSYEANDIKIVEDFAKKFNYQIITQVPEKLEILYSRDYRDIKIKIFKNNNCIGALMYYQNRSLIATKSNRLGFWDHYGVQLLFLPIIGSILFLAFLFLHAISKITKINHQVLEITTGRYSFTPQKNNRDEIENLNRNLKKVNDAIIKILKGRELVLRSLGHELKTPLAKMKLFLGLKKIRDEDDIKMQKYVNELQEISENILELERINSGNIILEQNNFLSETLLLETLNSFEEEQEKVFFEIKENYLIKSDLRLLVVVLKNLIQNGLKYSDDNKVYIECSKNLLTIKNKGEALKHDITYYLEPFYRDDSHYSITGHGLGLSITSEIIKILKLGLEYKYADGYHHFIINLESKELG